One genomic segment of Microtus ochrogaster isolate Prairie Vole_2 linkage group LG8, MicOch1.0, whole genome shotgun sequence includes these proteins:
- the Bhlhe23 gene encoding class E basic helix-loop-helix protein 23, with protein sequence MAELKSLSGDAYLALSHGYTAAGHAYPAARGPETIRGFGASGPGSDLPATPASRVPTATVESSGEQSGDEDDAFERRRRRRGPGVSVDARRRPREQRSLRLSINARERRRMHDLNDALDGLRAVIPYAHSPSVRKLSKIATLLLAKNYILMQAQALEEMRRLVAYLNQGHGLAAPVSATPLTPFGQAAVYPFSASSALGPCPDKCAAFSGSPSALCKHCGEKA encoded by the coding sequence ATGGCCGAGCTCAAGTCGTTGTCCGGGGACGCGTACCTGGCACTGAGCCACGGCTACACAGCTGCAGGTCACGCCTACCCAGCGGCGCGCGGGCCAGAGACTATACGCGGCTTTGGTGCATCCGGTCCAGGTAGCGACCTCCCCGCGACGCCTGCTTCCCGCGTCCCCACCGCGACGGTCGAGAGCAGCGGGGAGCAGAGCGGCGACGAGGACGACGCCTTCgagaggcggcggcggcggcgagggCCCGGGGTTTCGGTGGACGCACGGCGGCGGCCCCGGGAGCAGCGCTCACTACGACTCAGCATCAACGCGCGCGAACGGCGGCGAATGCACGACCTGAACGACGCGCTGGACGGACTGCGCGCAGTCATCCCGTATGCGCACAGCCCGTCGGTGCGCAAGCTCTCCAAGATCGCTACGCTGCTGCTGGCCAAGAACTACATCCTCATGCAGGCTCAGGCCCTGGAGGAGATGCGGCGCCTGGTGGCCTACCTCAACCAAGGCCACGGGCTCGCCGCGCCTGTGTCCGCCACGCCTCTGACACCCTTCGGCCAGGCAGCGGTCTACCCGTTCTCGGCGAGCTCGGCGCTCGGGCCCTGCCCAGACAAATGCGCCGCCTTCTCCGGATCGCCCTCGGCGCTTTGCAAACACTGCGGCGAGAAGGCCTGA